In Cotesia glomerata isolate CgM1 linkage group LG3, MPM_Cglom_v2.3, whole genome shotgun sequence, one genomic interval encodes:
- the LOC123262234 gene encoding uncharacterized protein LOC123262234, with protein sequence MIGLKLSFFILGVYVVSQVLCQTPIPTPGSLTTADPMTSVGPMPGTGDMATTPKPDTTTKKPLTFADHIYAIAEELLGCEEYDDDDDDDDDDDDDYSWCWY encoded by the exons ATGATTGGTTTAAAgttgtcattttttattcttggGGTCTACGTCGTAAGCcag GTTCTATGCCAGACCCCTATACCGACTCCGGGCTCTTTGACAACTGCGGACCCGATGACAAGTGTGGGCCCTATGCCAGGTACGGGAGATATGGCTACAACCCCAAAGCCAGACACAACCACGAAGAAACCTTTGacttttgctgatcacatttACGCAATCGCAGAGGAA CTTTTGGGCTGCGAGGaatatgatgatgatgatgatgatgatgatgatgatgacgatgaTTACTCCTGGTGTTGGTATTAA